One genomic region from Armatimonadota bacterium encodes:
- a CDS encoding ABC transporter ATP-binding protein yields MILEGRIALLDLHKSFGTQAVLRGVSLVVEPGESVAILGPSGAGKSVLLKHVVGLLRPDGGEVRIDGHVVHALRPRELSLLRMQVGMVFQSSALLDSLTVGENVAFPLRRHRRMTERALQEKVLEKLKLVGMEGAKDRMPAELSGGMRKRVGIARALVLEPRILLYDEPTAGLDPVTARAVDDLILHVQRQTGTTTVLVTHDLVTAFRVAQRIAVLEGGRFVLVGPPEALWRSDHPVVVEFLRASFVPTPGREEGRL; encoded by the coding sequence CTTCGGGACACAGGCAGTCCTCCGGGGCGTCTCCCTGGTGGTGGAGCCCGGGGAGTCCGTAGCCATCCTGGGGCCAAGCGGTGCCGGCAAGAGCGTGCTCCTCAAGCATGTGGTGGGACTTCTCCGTCCGGACGGGGGCGAGGTTCGGATCGACGGCCACGTGGTGCACGCCCTGCGCCCCCGGGAGTTGTCCTTGCTGCGCATGCAGGTGGGAATGGTCTTCCAGAGCTCCGCCCTCCTGGACTCCCTCACCGTGGGGGAGAACGTGGCGTTTCCGCTCCGCCGTCACCGTCGGATGACGGAACGCGCCCTCCAGGAAAAAGTCCTGGAGAAGTTGAAGCTGGTGGGCATGGAGGGGGCCAAGGACCGGATGCCGGCGGAGCTCTCCGGGGGGATGCGCAAGCGGGTGGGCATCGCCCGGGCCCTGGTGCTGGAGCCCCGCATCCTCCTCTACGATGAGCCCACCGCGGGGCTCGACCCGGTCACCGCCCGCGCGGTGGACGACCTCATCCTGCACGTCCAGCGTCAGACCGGGACCACCACGGTACTGGTCACCCATGACCTCGTGACCGCCTTCCGGGTGGCTCAGCGCATCGCGGTGCTGGAGGGAGGACGGTTCGTCCTCGTGGGCCCCCCGGAGGCCCTGTGGAGGTCGGACCACCCGGTGGTGGTGGAGTTCCTCCGCGCGAGCTTCGTGCCCACCCCTGGGAGGGAGGAGGGAAGGCTGTGA
- a CDS encoding MlaD family protein codes for MRTEARVGFAVVLSLVLLAALAVFLGRVPLFERGYEFTVVFESAEGLGPGTPVRMAGVQVGEVRALRLTPEHRAAVRVRIRPEIRIPAGSRFQVASSTLLGNRYLAILPSGEAASIPPDAVVTGERASTVEDLYRRVDALAAEVETAVQDVRRLIRSAQGVVERLDETLGAIQETVADPRLRASLVRAAEHLEGAGQSVERTLRQVERMTEVVGTEVTRAAHSLRDFAQDLRSTAREIRRFTEDVTARGQTAASLRRSVASVEEAASTFQRTAGSVERTARRVEEMSRDLQEGLINETQLREVRALLTDARAAARRVDEVMGKIDRTVGDLEPILQRVQEGVLLLPNLHVTYAVWYNSRTQFRHDLDLWVTPGEGRYYRLGVHDVGRENLLQLQAGFRLTDALGWRAGLVDSQVGVGLDYQAAGGWRVALDLTNFNRPTLHLSLHYAVQPALAIGAHLRDVLQEPSYGIGLRYRF; via the coding sequence GTGAGAACCGAGGCTCGAGTCGGATTCGCCGTGGTGCTGAGTCTCGTGCTGCTGGCTGCCCTGGCGGTATTCCTGGGACGGGTCCCGCTCTTCGAGCGGGGGTATGAATTCACCGTGGTGTTCGAGAGTGCGGAGGGGCTCGGTCCCGGCACCCCGGTCCGGATGGCGGGAGTGCAGGTGGGGGAGGTGCGCGCTCTCCGCCTCACGCCCGAGCACCGGGCCGCGGTGCGGGTGCGCATCCGGCCCGAGATCCGGATCCCCGCGGGATCCCGTTTCCAGGTGGCCAGCAGCACCCTCCTGGGGAACCGCTACCTAGCAATCCTTCCCTCCGGGGAAGCCGCGTCCATCCCACCGGACGCGGTGGTCACCGGCGAGCGGGCCAGTACCGTGGAGGACCTTTACCGGAGGGTGGATGCCCTGGCGGCGGAGGTGGAGACGGCGGTGCAGGACGTGCGTCGCCTCATCCGGTCCGCCCAGGGGGTGGTGGAACGCCTGGACGAGACCCTGGGCGCGATTCAGGAGACGGTGGCCGATCCTCGGCTCCGGGCCTCCCTGGTCCGGGCCGCGGAGCACTTGGAAGGCGCGGGCCAGTCCGTGGAGCGAACGCTCAGGCAGGTGGAGAGGATGACGGAGGTGGTGGGCACGGAGGTAACCCGCGCTGCCCACAGCCTGAGGGACTTCGCGCAGGACCTCCGGAGCACCGCCCGGGAGATCCGCCGGTTCACGGAGGACGTCACCGCTCGGGGGCAGACCGCCGCCAGCCTCCGTCGGTCCGTAGCCAGCGTGGAGGAGGCGGCCTCGACCTTCCAGCGCACCGCGGGCAGCGTGGAGCGGACCGCCCGGCGCGTGGAGGAAATGAGCCGCGATCTCCAGGAGGGCCTGATCAACGAGACGCAACTGCGGGAGGTGCGTGCCCTCCTCACGGATGCGCGGGCGGCCGCCCGCCGGGTGGATGAGGTGATGGGCAAGATCGACCGGACCGTGGGGGACCTGGAACCCATCCTACAGCGGGTCCAGGAAGGGGTGCTCCTCCTCCCCAATCTGCACGTCACCTACGCGGTGTGGTACAACAGCCGCACCCAGTTCCGCCACGATCTCGACCTGTGGGTGACGCCCGGAGAGGGTCGCTATTACCGCCTGGGAGTCCACGATGTGGGACGGGAGAACCTGTTGCAGCTCCAGGCGGGGTTCCGCCTCACGGACGCCCTAGGATGGCGGGCAGGGCTTGTGGATTCCCAGGTAGGTGTGGGGCTCGACTATCAGGCCGCAGGAGGATGGCGGGTTGCCCTGGACCTCACGAACTTCAACCGTCCCACCCTGCACCTCTCCCTCCACTACGCGGTTCAGCCCGCCCTCGCCATCGGCGCGCACCTGCGGGATGTGCTCCAGGAGCCCTCGTACGGGATCGGCCTGCGGTACCGATTCTGA
- a CDS encoding beta-eliminating lyase-related protein, producing MRVVDLRSDTVTQPTERMREAMARARVGDDVYGEDPTVRALEELAAERMGKEAALFCASGTMANLVALLTHAQRGDTVLCEAAAHLYVYEGEGLCALAGGLLRPIPGERGWIPPEILEAALHPPGPRLSPPRLLCLENTHNRAGGVAIPPDRIAATAAAARRMGLAVHLDGARIFNAAVALGVPARVLAEPVDSVMFSLSKGLSAPVGSVLCGSKPFIERARRWRQIVGGGMRQAGVLAAAGIVALEEMVDRLAEDHRLAKALARGLARIPGVVVEPDQVDTNIVLVRVDGDAHGLVARLAEQGVLCFAVSPSEIRLVTHRHISDEDVVWAVEAFRRVWVSL from the coding sequence ATGAGGGTGGTAGACCTGCGCAGCGACACCGTCACCCAGCCCACGGAGCGGATGCGGGAGGCCATGGCGCGAGCCCGGGTTGGGGACGATGTGTACGGGGAAGACCCCACGGTGCGGGCCCTGGAGGAGCTCGCGGCGGAGCGGATGGGGAAGGAGGCGGCCCTGTTCTGCGCGAGCGGCACCATGGCGAACCTGGTGGCCCTCCTCACGCATGCGCAGCGGGGAGACACGGTGCTGTGCGAGGCCGCCGCGCACCTCTACGTGTACGAGGGGGAGGGCCTCTGTGCCCTCGCAGGAGGGCTCCTGCGCCCCATCCCGGGCGAGCGGGGGTGGATCCCTCCGGAGATCTTGGAAGCAGCTTTGCACCCCCCAGGTCCCCGCTTATCTCCCCCGCGCCTGCTGTGCCTGGAGAACACCCACAACCGGGCGGGGGGCGTGGCCATTCCCCCGGACCGGATCGCGGCCACCGCCGCCGCCGCCCGCCGGATGGGTCTAGCCGTACACCTGGACGGAGCCCGCATCTTCAATGCCGCGGTGGCCCTGGGTGTACCCGCGCGCGTGCTCGCGGAACCGGTGGACTCCGTGATGTTCTCCCTCTCCAAAGGATTGAGCGCACCCGTAGGCTCCGTGCTGTGCGGCAGCAAACCCTTCATCGAGCGCGCGCGGCGGTGGCGGCAGATCGTGGGCGGCGGGATGCGGCAGGCGGGGGTGCTGGCCGCCGCGGGGATTGTGGCCCTGGAGGAGATGGTGGATCGCCTCGCGGAGGACCACCGGCTCGCCAAAGCGCTGGCGAGAGGACTTGCCCGGATCCCCGGCGTGGTGGTGGAGCCGGACCAGGTGGACACCAACATCGTCCTGGTGCGGGTGGATGGGGACGCCCACGGGCTCGTCGCGCGGCTCGCGGAACAGGGAGTTCTCTGCTTTGCCGTCTCCCCAAGCGAGATCCGGCTCGTCACCCACCGGCACATCTCGGATGAGGACGTGGTCTGGGCGGTGGAGGCCTTCCGGCGGGTCTGGGTCTCCCTGTAA
- a CDS encoding S-methyl-5'-thioadenosine phosphorylase, translated as MRTVRADVGVFGGSGFYQLLEEVEEHRIETPYGPPSDAVTIGQVGPKRVAFLPRHGRDHSIPPHRINYRANLWAMRELGVRWIFGPCAVGSLQPHIRPGDFVLCDQFVDRTRGRADTFYDGPITTHVSAADPYCPTLRRLVAEVAREQGLPLHERGTVVVIQGPRFSTRAESRWFHAQGWDVVNMTQYPEAILSRELGICYVNISLVTDYDVGLEGREDLEPVSAEEVMRMFSANNAKLRTLILEAIARLPEENSCPLCPHALDRARVVAR; from the coding sequence ATGAGGACGGTTCGTGCGGACGTGGGCGTGTTCGGGGGCTCAGGGTTCTATCAGCTGCTGGAGGAGGTGGAGGAGCACCGGATCGAGACACCTTACGGGCCTCCCAGCGACGCGGTGACCATCGGGCAGGTGGGCCCCAAGCGCGTGGCGTTCCTGCCCCGACATGGCCGGGACCACAGCATCCCGCCCCACCGCATCAACTACCGAGCCAATCTGTGGGCCATGCGGGAGCTGGGCGTGCGGTGGATCTTCGGGCCCTGCGCGGTCGGGAGCCTACAGCCCCACATTCGGCCCGGGGATTTCGTGCTGTGCGATCAGTTCGTGGACCGCACCCGGGGCCGGGCGGACACCTTCTACGACGGCCCCATCACCACGCACGTGAGCGCCGCGGACCCGTACTGCCCCACCCTGCGGAGACTGGTGGCGGAGGTGGCCCGGGAGCAGGGGCTTCCCCTGCACGAGCGGGGAACTGTGGTGGTGATCCAGGGCCCGAGGTTCAGTACCCGGGCGGAGAGCCGCTGGTTCCACGCGCAGGGGTGGGACGTGGTCAACATGACCCAGTATCCCGAAGCCATCCTGAGCCGGGAGCTGGGGATCTGCTACGTGAACATCTCCCTGGTCACGGACTATGACGTGGGCCTGGAGGGAAGGGAGGACCTGGAGCCCGTGAGCGCGGAGGAGGTGATGCGCATGTTCTCGGCGAACAACGCGAAGCTGCGCACGCTCATCCTGGAGGCCATCGCGCGGCTACCCGAGGAGAACTCCTGTCCCCTCTGTCCGCACGCGCTGGATCGGGCGCGGGTGGTGGCGCGGTGA
- a CDS encoding VWA domain-containing protein, which translates to MIRFSFPPALLLLLLLPFLWRASRPFRVGLALLLRTVALGLVVLALAGMQLLLPGGSLSVVFVLDRSDSVPPEEAARAERFLAAATRFRQPGDRLGLVTFGGKAVVEQVPTDRFDPSPTLRPHPVDTDIQSALELALAVLPQEGGRRLVLLSDGLDLRGGAMEAARRAAAAGVPIFTVPLQSVLDRDGARVQDLLTPATVRAGERFQVQALVWSSRAQRARLELSAGGRLVASRELRLSAGWTAVSFFLTGPQGWLPLRVRLLPEQDGVWENNVAEAVVRGHGAPTVLYVGSGDLPRLLRAQGLRVEEASPERLPGNAASLVQYEAVILEDLPAHRLSQAQMESLRTYVASLGGGLVVVGGTRAFGPGGYAGTPLEEVLPVSMDVRHRVGIVPAAVVLVLDTSASMAGLSNEPAKVELAKEAARSVLDFLGEQDLIGIIAFDQEYRWLVPLTPVRERDRIEERIARLRTGGGTDMWPALRGAAEALRGVRARVKHVIALSDGQTDPGDFQGLALQMRAAGITLSAVSVGRDADVAFMRRLAEWGGGRHYHARDPYTVPQLLTAEVTVTRRAYFVEERFVPRRTGTAFLSGVPTIPPLRGYVATSPKPAAQVHLVSPHGDPLLATWQYGLGRAAAFTSDGGLRWAPEWRQWSYSAAFWSRVVRWAMRPSLEPLEVRVHLRGAAVEAVVDARDAEGNPLDGLTVVGTLVGPQTQRIRFVQTGPGWYEAHLQLGAPGTYAVTVSAFLDGRRVGSASVPVLLPYSPELRSGSRGISLLERIAETTGGRVVHHPAEVLRRDPSARTPRNLADLLVSVALCLLLGEVASRRIPTLQAAWQGLLARLHPWGTREEDRAYEEADRWRFPEEALPASTEALTRLYILRLRQSKDEQEGI; encoded by the coding sequence TTGATCCGCTTCTCCTTTCCCCCTGCCCTCCTCCTACTCCTCCTCCTCCCCTTCCTGTGGCGGGCTTCCCGCCCCTTCCGGGTCGGACTCGCCCTCCTCCTGCGGACGGTGGCCCTGGGATTGGTGGTGCTTGCCCTTGCAGGGATGCAGCTCCTCCTCCCCGGGGGATCGCTCTCCGTGGTGTTCGTCCTGGACCGATCCGACAGCGTTCCTCCGGAGGAAGCCGCGCGGGCCGAGCGGTTCCTCGCAGCCGCCACCCGGTTCCGGCAGCCGGGCGATCGGCTTGGACTCGTGACCTTCGGCGGGAAGGCGGTGGTCGAGCAGGTACCCACGGATCGGTTCGATCCCTCTCCCACCCTTCGGCCGCATCCCGTGGACACGGACATCCAGAGTGCCCTGGAGCTCGCGCTCGCCGTCCTTCCGCAGGAGGGCGGGAGGCGGCTTGTGCTCCTGAGCGACGGACTGGATCTGCGGGGAGGGGCGATGGAGGCCGCCCGTCGGGCGGCGGCGGCCGGGGTCCCCATCTTCACGGTGCCCTTGCAGTCCGTCCTCGATCGGGACGGCGCGCGGGTCCAGGACCTCCTGACGCCCGCGACGGTTCGGGCGGGGGAGCGGTTCCAGGTGCAGGCGCTCGTTTGGTCCTCCCGCGCGCAGCGGGCCCGCCTGGAGCTCTCGGCCGGAGGACGCCTGGTGGCGAGCAGGGAGCTTCGGCTCTCCGCTGGGTGGACCGCGGTGTCCTTCTTCCTAACGGGGCCGCAAGGATGGCTTCCCCTCCGGGTACGCCTTCTGCCTGAGCAGGACGGGGTTTGGGAGAACAACGTGGCGGAGGCGGTGGTGCGGGGACACGGGGCGCCCACCGTCCTGTACGTGGGATCCGGAGACCTCCCCCGACTGCTGCGGGCACAAGGTCTCCGGGTAGAGGAGGCAAGTCCGGAGCGCCTTCCGGGCAATGCCGCCTCTTTGGTGCAGTACGAAGCCGTGATCCTGGAAGATCTTCCCGCCCACCGACTCTCACAGGCCCAGATGGAAAGCCTGCGCACCTACGTGGCTTCCCTCGGGGGGGGCTTGGTCGTGGTGGGGGGGACGCGCGCCTTCGGCCCCGGCGGCTATGCGGGAACTCCGCTGGAAGAGGTGTTGCCCGTCTCCATGGACGTCCGGCACCGGGTGGGGATTGTACCCGCGGCCGTGGTGCTGGTCCTGGACACCTCTGCCAGCATGGCCGGCCTGAGCAACGAACCCGCCAAGGTGGAGCTGGCGAAGGAGGCGGCCCGGTCCGTCCTCGACTTCCTCGGGGAGCAGGATCTCATCGGGATCATCGCCTTTGACCAGGAGTACCGGTGGTTGGTTCCCCTCACCCCGGTCCGGGAGCGGGACCGGATCGAGGAACGCATCGCCCGGCTGCGCACGGGCGGGGGGACGGACATGTGGCCGGCCCTGCGGGGCGCGGCGGAGGCCCTGAGAGGGGTCCGGGCGCGGGTGAAGCACGTCATCGCCCTCTCCGACGGGCAGACGGATCCTGGAGATTTCCAGGGGCTCGCACTGCAGATGCGGGCCGCGGGGATCACCCTGAGTGCGGTCTCCGTGGGACGGGACGCGGACGTCGCCTTCATGCGGCGGCTCGCGGAGTGGGGAGGGGGCCGGCACTACCATGCCCGGGATCCTTACACCGTTCCGCAGCTCTTGACCGCGGAGGTCACCGTCACCCGTCGGGCGTACTTCGTGGAGGAGCGGTTTGTCCCCCGGCGCACCGGCACTGCCTTTCTCTCCGGGGTGCCCACGATTCCACCCCTGCGGGGGTATGTAGCCACCTCTCCGAAGCCTGCGGCTCAGGTTCACCTCGTCTCCCCTCACGGGGATCCGCTGCTGGCCACGTGGCAGTATGGGCTGGGGCGGGCGGCGGCCTTCACCTCGGACGGAGGGCTGCGGTGGGCGCCGGAGTGGCGGCAGTGGTCGTACTCCGCCGCTTTCTGGTCCCGGGTGGTACGGTGGGCCATGCGACCTTCTCTGGAGCCCCTGGAGGTGCGGGTACACTTAAGGGGTGCCGCCGTGGAGGCGGTGGTGGATGCGCGGGATGCGGAGGGCAACCCCCTGGACGGACTCACGGTGGTGGGCACCTTGGTGGGGCCGCAGACCCAGAGGATCCGGTTCGTGCAGACCGGTCCCGGATGGTACGAGGCGCACCTACAGCTCGGTGCCCCCGGTACCTACGCGGTGACGGTGTCCGCCTTCCTGGACGGCCGGAGGGTGGGGAGCGCTTCGGTTCCCGTGCTGCTCCCTTACTCTCCGGAACTGCGATCCGGTTCCCGCGGGATATCCCTTCTGGAACGGATCGCGGAGACGACGGGCGGACGGGTGGTGCACCACCCCGCGGAGGTCCTCCGCAGGGATCCCTCCGCTCGCACCCCTCGGAATCTCGCGGACCTGCTCGTGTCCGTAGCCCTCTGCCTCCTCCTGGGGGAGGTGGCGAGCCGCCGGATCCCCACGCTCCAGGCGGCCTGGCAGGGGTTGCTGGCCCGCCTGCACCCGTGGGGGACGCGGGAGGAGGATCGAGCGTATGAAGAAGCGGATCGGTGGAGGTTCCCGGAGGAAGCCCTTCCGGCCTCCACGGAGGCGCTCACGCGGCTGTACATCCTCCGGCTGAGACAATCCAAGGACGAGCAGGAGGGCATATGA
- a CDS encoding BatA and WFA domain-containing protein — MTLENPTALWWLVSIPFLVLLYFLRTRRTEVVVPSLLLWQRAARDLQVRRPVRRLERNLLLLLQILAVCAASLALARPHLLLPGGVGTDVAVVVDVSLNMQARDLVPSRFEAARRAAQALLARVGPGHSAALIGAARTPRLIRPLGPPAEALRALRELEPTDGPADLAGAVRLARALTRPGRPMGVHVFSDRSVPGTTTHLFRGTARNVGLTQLLAYPHEPGRLRVVLRVRNDTLTPLHVPLVIQVDGREVARSQVSLPPSGERGMRFEVPQGEVVEGVLLAQDDLPADDRRVTLGRRSLPTVLVVSRSPTFLLEALRAIGVREVARSESPDPHQWSPSDVVVVDRLPVRELPSGGALVIRTVPHNLPVQARGVVPEPRVIRFHRTHPLLRFVDLSGLQIRDALLLETRAGEVLVEGGSPLVWGYESGTHRVVLLAFDLEGSDFGLRPAFPIFLANVLDWLAGRSVVQAGEELTLPAGPHREAWLEGPGGSVRLQATAGVFHTPPLDRAGVYRLRVASGEVRTIAVQPAAGEELPVAPSATSGAAGSGEAHAAGRDLSRGFLWVLLALLVGEWGLFLRQRGRRPTVSGRPS; from the coding sequence ATGACGCTAGAAAACCCCACGGCCCTCTGGTGGCTGGTGAGCATCCCTTTCCTGGTGCTCCTGTACTTCCTGCGGACTCGACGCACGGAAGTGGTGGTCCCGAGTCTCCTCCTCTGGCAACGGGCAGCCCGGGACCTCCAGGTACGCCGCCCGGTCCGGCGACTGGAGCGCAACCTTCTCTTGCTCCTGCAGATCCTTGCGGTCTGCGCCGCCTCCCTCGCCCTCGCACGGCCCCACCTCCTCCTCCCCGGCGGCGTGGGCACGGATGTGGCGGTGGTGGTGGATGTCTCCCTGAACATGCAGGCCCGGGACCTCGTGCCCAGCCGGTTCGAGGCGGCCCGCCGCGCGGCCCAAGCGCTGCTGGCACGGGTGGGGCCCGGCCATTCCGCGGCCCTTATTGGGGCCGCCCGCACGCCCCGCCTGATCCGTCCGCTCGGCCCTCCCGCCGAGGCCCTGCGGGCCCTCCGGGAGCTGGAGCCCACGGACGGGCCTGCGGACCTAGCAGGCGCGGTTCGGTTGGCGCGCGCTCTCACCCGCCCGGGCCGCCCCATGGGAGTCCACGTGTTCTCGGATCGGTCCGTTCCCGGAACCACCACGCACCTCTTCAGGGGCACTGCCCGCAACGTGGGGCTCACCCAGCTCCTCGCCTATCCCCACGAGCCTGGCCGGCTTCGGGTTGTCCTCCGGGTGCGAAACGATACCCTCACCCCTCTCCACGTCCCCTTGGTAATCCAGGTGGATGGGAGGGAGGTGGCGCGCTCCCAGGTGTCCCTCCCTCCCTCGGGGGAGCGGGGAATGCGCTTCGAGGTCCCTCAGGGGGAGGTGGTGGAGGGCGTCTTGCTCGCCCAGGACGACCTGCCCGCGGATGACCGGCGAGTAACCCTAGGACGTCGCTCCCTCCCCACGGTGCTAGTGGTGAGCCGCTCCCCCACATTTCTCCTAGAAGCCCTTCGGGCCATAGGGGTGCGGGAGGTGGCGCGCAGCGAATCCCCGGATCCGCACCAGTGGTCTCCCTCCGACGTGGTCGTCGTGGACCGCCTTCCCGTGCGGGAGCTCCCGTCTGGAGGGGCGCTCGTGATCCGTACCGTCCCGCACAACCTTCCGGTCCAGGCAAGGGGAGTTGTTCCGGAGCCGCGGGTGATCCGGTTCCACCGGACGCACCCCCTCCTTCGCTTCGTGGATCTCTCGGGGCTACAGATTCGGGATGCCTTGCTCCTGGAAACCCGGGCGGGAGAGGTCTTGGTGGAGGGAGGCTCCCCACTGGTGTGGGGGTATGAATCGGGAACCCACCGGGTGGTGCTCCTCGCCTTCGATCTAGAGGGGTCTGACTTCGGCCTGCGGCCCGCATTTCCCATCTTCCTAGCCAATGTCCTGGACTGGTTGGCAGGTCGGTCCGTGGTGCAGGCGGGGGAGGAGCTCACCCTTCCCGCGGGACCGCACCGGGAGGCGTGGCTGGAGGGCCCTGGGGGGTCCGTACGGCTGCAGGCCACCGCCGGCGTGTTCCATACCCCGCCTTTAGATCGCGCGGGCGTTTACCGGCTGCGGGTAGCCTCCGGAGAGGTGCGCACCATCGCGGTGCAGCCCGCGGCAGGGGAAGAACTCCCTGTGGCCCCCAGTGCCACCTCCGGCGCCGCCGGATCCGGGGAAGCCCACGCGGCAGGCCGCGACCTCTCCCGGGGATTCCTGTGGGTCCTCCTCGCCCTCTTGGTAGGGGAGTGGGGGCTCTTCTTACGGCAGCGGGGCCGGAGGCCCACGGTTTCGGGGAGGCCATCTTGA
- a CDS encoding DUF58 domain-containing protein, with protein MLLDPDFLRELERLTLLVRRRVHSRSGGDRPSTLMGRGVEFADYRSYQVGDDYRFVDWNAYARLDRLFVKLTTTEEDLDVHLLLDASASMGFGDPTKLDYAKRLAAALGYVSLVNLERVGVVVLQGPRVQVLPPRRGRTSAHTLFSFLEQIRPEGPTTLASALADYTARTRRRGVAILLTDLLDPAGYEEVLRRLHYGRFETFLVQVLSEEELFPPLRGELRLVDAETGSALEWTSSREALEAFARARDGFLEGCRQFCLRHGIVYLRTTTRVPVQDLVLRYMRAAGLVRG; from the coding sequence ATGCTGCTGGATCCGGACTTCCTCCGCGAGCTGGAACGCCTCACGCTCCTCGTGCGCCGCCGGGTCCACAGCCGATCCGGAGGAGACCGGCCCAGCACGCTCATGGGCCGCGGGGTGGAGTTCGCGGACTACCGCTCCTACCAGGTGGGCGACGATTACCGGTTTGTGGATTGGAACGCCTACGCACGCCTGGACCGGCTGTTCGTGAAGCTCACCACCACGGAGGAAGACCTGGATGTCCACCTCCTCCTGGACGCGAGCGCGTCCATGGGGTTCGGGGATCCGACCAAGCTGGACTACGCGAAGCGGCTGGCGGCTGCTCTGGGCTATGTCTCCCTAGTGAACCTCGAGCGGGTGGGCGTGGTGGTCCTGCAGGGCCCCCGCGTCCAGGTACTTCCGCCCCGCCGGGGCCGGACATCCGCACACACCCTCTTCTCCTTCCTGGAGCAGATTCGGCCGGAGGGCCCCACCACCTTGGCCTCCGCCCTCGCGGACTACACCGCCCGGACCCGGCGGCGGGGTGTGGCGATCCTGCTCACGGATCTTCTGGATCCCGCGGGCTACGAGGAGGTGCTTCGGCGGCTCCACTACGGGCGGTTCGAGACGTTCCTCGTTCAGGTCCTCAGCGAGGAAGAGCTCTTCCCTCCCCTCAGGGGGGAGCTCCGACTGGTGGACGCGGAGACGGGATCCGCCCTGGAGTGGACGAGTTCCCGGGAAGCCCTGGAGGCCTTCGCCCGAGCCCGCGACGGGTTTCTGGAGGGGTGCCGGCAGTTCTGCCTCCGGCACGGAATCGTCTACCTTCGCACCACCACCCGTGTGCCGGTGCAGGACCTGGTGCTCCGTTACATGCGGGCCGCAGGGCTGGTGCGGGGATGA
- a CDS encoding MoxR family ATPase — protein MEIHEFQHLYRRIRAEIGKVMVGYEELVDLVLVALFAGGHVLLEGVPGVGKTLLVKTVARVLNLRFSRIQFTPDLMPADIVGTNVLVTDEDGRRHFAFQPGPVFSQLVLADEINRATPKTQSALLEAMQELAVTVFGVSYPLERPFFVLATQNPIEMEGTYPLPEAQLDRFFFKLRVPYPDVPSLVEILDRTTGAVFPKAEPVVDSATVLAMQALVREVAVAPHLLGYVARLVEATHPGSPRCCALVSRFVRYGSSPRGAQAILLGAKVRALVAGRAHVSAEDIRSVVLPALRHRILLNFEGEAEGVDPDRILRDVLAHTPELEPTEPLPAP, from the coding sequence GTGGAGATCCACGAGTTCCAGCACCTCTACCGGAGGATCCGGGCGGAGATCGGGAAGGTGATGGTGGGATACGAGGAGCTGGTGGATCTGGTCTTGGTAGCCCTGTTTGCGGGAGGCCACGTGCTCCTCGAGGGGGTTCCGGGGGTGGGCAAGACGCTGCTGGTGAAGACCGTGGCCCGCGTGCTGAACCTGCGGTTCTCACGGATTCAGTTTACCCCGGACCTCATGCCCGCGGATATCGTGGGAACCAACGTCCTCGTGACAGACGAGGACGGCCGGCGGCACTTTGCCTTCCAGCCCGGCCCCGTGTTCAGCCAGCTGGTGCTCGCGGACGAGATCAACCGGGCTACGCCCAAAACCCAGTCTGCCCTGCTGGAGGCCATGCAGGAACTGGCGGTGACCGTCTTCGGGGTCTCCTATCCCCTGGAGCGCCCCTTCTTTGTGCTCGCTACGCAGAACCCCATCGAGATGGAGGGAACCTACCCGCTCCCCGAGGCCCAGCTGGACCGGTTCTTCTTCAAACTCCGCGTCCCCTATCCGGACGTGCCGTCGCTGGTGGAGATCCTGGACCGCACCACCGGGGCGGTGTTTCCGAAGGCGGAGCCCGTGGTGGACAGCGCCACCGTCCTCGCCATGCAGGCGTTGGTACGGGAGGTGGCGGTAGCTCCGCACCTGCTCGGGTACGTAGCACGCCTCGTGGAAGCCACCCACCCAGGAAGCCCCCGCTGCTGTGCCCTCGTCTCCAGGTTCGTGCGGTACGGCAGCAGTCCCCGAGGGGCCCAGGCCATCCTCTTAGGGGCGAAGGTGCGGGCCCTGGTGGCGGGGAGGGCGCACGTGAGTGCGGAGGACATCCGGTCCGTGGTGCTCCCTGCCCTCCGACATCGGATCCTCCTGAACTTTGAGGGCGAGGCGGAGGGAGTGGATCCTGACCGGATCCTGCGGGATGTCCTGGCCCACACCCCCGAGCTCGAGCCTACAGAGCCCCTCCCGGCGCCGTGA